The Solibacillus sp. FSL R7-0682 genome includes a window with the following:
- a CDS encoding dihydroorotase has product MTTAIQNIKLLNEQGELVLSSIIIVDGKIASIGGEVPEHATIIDGKGHFVAPGFIDVHTHLREPGFEHKETIATGTASAAKGGFTTICAMPNTKPVPDSIENMKLINGLIKDSAVIRVLPYGSLTKDISGEVRTNMEELKAHGAVAFSDDGVGIQLASTMYEQMQQAAKLNAVVVAHCEDNSLIYDGVMHEGKRNKELGLPGIPSVCESVQIARDVLLAEAAGARYHVCHVSTKESVRAVRDAKAAGIKVTAEVCPHHLLLEEMDIPSDDANWKMNPPLRAADDKDSLHAALLDGTIDCIATDHAPHTVEEKCCGMVGAPFGIVGFETAFPLLYTNFVETEKWTLKQLVDWMSVKAAQIFDLPYGTLEVGASADLVLIDLEKEQAIDAQGFVSKGRNTPFDGWVAKGWPVMTICEGNIAYQEAE; this is encoded by the coding sequence ATGACAACAGCTATTCAAAACATAAAGCTTCTAAATGAACAAGGGGAATTAGTACTTTCTTCTATTATAATAGTCGATGGGAAAATTGCTTCAATTGGTGGCGAAGTGCCAGAGCACGCAACAATAATTGATGGAAAAGGACACTTTGTTGCACCAGGGTTCATAGATGTACATACGCATTTACGCGAGCCGGGTTTTGAGCATAAGGAAACAATTGCAACGGGTACAGCATCTGCTGCAAAAGGTGGCTTCACAACGATTTGTGCCATGCCGAATACAAAACCGGTTCCTGATTCAATTGAAAATATGAAGTTAATTAACGGTTTAATTAAGGACAGCGCAGTCATTCGTGTATTACCATATGGATCATTAACGAAGGACATTTCCGGTGAAGTACGAACAAATATGGAAGAATTAAAGGCGCATGGTGCGGTTGCATTCTCTGATGATGGAGTTGGGATTCAACTAGCTTCAACAATGTATGAGCAAATGCAGCAAGCAGCAAAACTAAACGCTGTGGTTGTGGCACATTGTGAAGATAACTCACTAATTTATGATGGGGTTATGCATGAAGGGAAGCGTAACAAGGAACTTGGATTACCAGGAATTCCTTCAGTTTGCGAGTCCGTACAAATTGCACGAGATGTTTTACTAGCTGAGGCAGCGGGTGCTCGCTATCACGTATGCCACGTCTCAACGAAGGAATCTGTGCGTGCGGTACGCGACGCCAAAGCAGCAGGCATAAAAGTTACAGCAGAAGTTTGCCCACACCATTTATTACTTGAAGAAATGGATATTCCTTCAGATGATGCAAATTGGAAAATGAATCCTCCATTACGTGCAGCAGACGATAAAGATTCCTTACACGCGGCACTACTTGATGGCACGATTGATTGTATCGCAACAGACCATGCACCACATACAGTAGAAGAAAAATGCTGTGGTATGGTTGGCGCACCATTCGGTATTGTAGGCTTTGAAACGGCTTTCCCATTACTTTATACAAACTTTGTTGAGACGGAAAAATGGACATTAAAGCAATTAGTAGACTGGATGAGTGTTAAGGCTGCTCAAATTTTTGACTTACCATATGGGACACTAGAAGTCGGTGCTTCTGCAGATTTAGTATTAATCGATTTAGAGAAAGAACAAGCAATAGATGCACAAGGGTTTGTATCAAAAGGTCGAAACACACCTTTTGATGGCTGGGTAGCAAAAGGTTGGCCAGTAATGACTATTTGCGAAGGTAACATTGCATATCAGGAGGCAGAATAA
- a CDS encoding aspartate carbamoyltransferase catalytic subunit yields MKNLLSMEHLSNEEIVAILNRAHDFENGMKPNLTRSYNVANLFFEPSTRTKTSFEMAERRVGCNVIPFDAGFSSTTKGETMYDTVKTLEMIGIDAVIIRDKEDEYYNELLEGINCAVINAGDGAGQHPSQSLLDLYTIRKEFGEFEGLNITIVGDISHSRVAKSNASALQRLGANIRFLCPPAWAGDFEAAHSWDEVLEDSDVIMLLRIQHERHSVSKNFSKDSYHEEYGLTAEREKRMKEGAIIMHPAPVNRDVEIADELVECRRSRIFEQVRNGVFIRMAIVETILKGRE; encoded by the coding sequence ATGAAAAATTTATTGTCGATGGAACATTTATCGAATGAAGAAATAGTGGCTATTTTAAACCGAGCACATGATTTTGAAAACGGGATGAAACCAAATTTAACACGCTCATACAATGTAGCAAACTTATTTTTTGAACCAAGTACACGTACAAAGACAAGCTTTGAAATGGCTGAACGTCGGGTTGGATGTAATGTAATCCCATTTGATGCTGGATTTTCGAGTACGACAAAGGGCGAAACAATGTATGACACGGTAAAGACACTTGAAATGATTGGTATTGATGCAGTCATCATTCGAGATAAAGAGGATGAATATTACAACGAGCTATTAGAGGGGATTAACTGCGCAGTCATAAATGCCGGCGATGGTGCAGGGCAACATCCTTCTCAAAGCTTGCTAGATCTTTATACTATCCGAAAAGAATTCGGGGAATTTGAAGGGCTTAATATTACAATCGTTGGCGATATTTCTCATAGCCGTGTTGCCAAATCTAATGCATCTGCATTACAACGTTTAGGAGCAAACATTCGATTTTTATGTCCGCCAGCTTGGGCAGGCGATTTTGAAGCAGCACATTCATGGGATGAAGTACTAGAAGATAGTGATGTCATTATGTTATTACGTATTCAGCATGAGCGACATTCCGTAAGCAAAAATTTCTCAAAAGATAGTTATCATGAGGAATACGGGTTAACAGCGGAACGTGAGAAACGCATGAAAGAGGGTGCGATTATTATGCATCCCGCACCAGTTAATCGCGATGTTGAAATTGCAGATGAATTAGTTGAATGCAGGCGATCACGAATTTTTGAGCAAGTACGAAATGGTGTGTTCATTCGTATGGCCATTGTAGAGACGATTTTGAAAGGAAGAGAATAA
- a CDS encoding solute carrier family 23 protein codes for MSSKAVLDINDKPSVGQLITFSFQHMFAMFGSTILVPKLVGLSPAIALLTSGIATIIFLLVTQFKVPAYLGSSFAFISPIILVAGMSKAGVAINPGNAMMGAMLVGLVYAIVALIIWKTGYQWLMNILPPIVVAPVIIVIGLGLSGVAVDMAMNVNGEYSGRHFSAAMVTLAAAIVFTVFFKNILSAMPILLGIIVGYIYSVIVGIVDFTAVKEAKFFALPEFLIPGVDYDLNFTWAIVVGMVPIVIVTISEHIGHQLVLGKVVNRNYVKDPGLHRSILGDGLGTFASALLGGPPKTTYGENIGVLAITRVYSVYVILGASIIAIIVSFSGQLMALIETIPTAVLGGISILLFGIIASSGLRMLVENNVDFGNNRNMVIASVILVIGIGGAALRVTDNFAIEGMALASIIGVLLNLILPGREKVEKDIYETE; via the coding sequence ATGTCTTCAAAAGCTGTGTTAGATATTAATGACAAGCCAAGTGTCGGCCAGTTGATTACTTTCAGCTTTCAGCATATGTTTGCGATGTTTGGGTCAACAATTTTAGTACCAAAATTAGTAGGGTTAAGCCCAGCAATTGCATTATTAACAAGTGGAATCGCGACAATTATTTTCTTACTTGTAACGCAGTTTAAAGTACCAGCTTATTTAGGTTCTTCATTTGCCTTCATCTCTCCAATCATTTTGGTAGCTGGAATGTCTAAAGCAGGTGTAGCAATTAACCCAGGGAATGCCATGATGGGGGCAATGCTAGTCGGTCTTGTATATGCGATCGTTGCTTTAATTATTTGGAAAACGGGCTATCAATGGTTGATGAATATTTTACCGCCAATCGTCGTTGCGCCAGTAATTATTGTAATCGGGTTAGGATTATCAGGTGTCGCAGTAGATATGGCAATGAATGTGAATGGGGAATATAGCGGACGTCACTTCTCTGCCGCAATGGTTACGTTAGCTGCTGCCATTGTCTTCACAGTATTCTTTAAAAATATATTAAGTGCGATGCCAATCTTACTCGGAATTATCGTAGGGTATATTTATTCGGTAATTGTTGGAATTGTTGACTTCACAGCAGTTAAAGAGGCGAAATTTTTTGCACTACCAGAGTTTTTAATTCCAGGTGTAGATTATGATTTAAACTTTACATGGGCGATCGTAGTTGGTATGGTTCCGATTGTGATCGTAACGATCTCAGAACATATTGGTCACCAGTTAGTATTAGGGAAAGTAGTAAATCGTAACTATGTGAAGGACCCAGGTTTACACCGCTCGATTTTAGGTGACGGCTTAGGAACATTTGCTTCAGCGTTACTTGGTGGACCACCAAAAACAACATACGGTGAAAATATTGGTGTACTTGCGATTACACGAGTTTACTCAGTTTACGTAATATTAGGTGCATCGATCATCGCCATTATCGTTTCGTTCTCAGGTCAGTTAATGGCATTAATTGAAACAATTCCAACAGCGGTGTTGGGCGGAATTTCGATTTTACTATTCGGTATAATCGCATCAAGTGGTTTGCGAATGTTAGTAGAAAATAACGTTGATTTCGGAAATAACCGAAACATGGTGATTGCATCAGTCATCTTAGTTATCGGAATTGGCGGTGCTGCGCTACGTGTAACTGACAACTTCGCGATAGAAGGAATGGCGTTAGCATCAATCATCGGGGTACTTTTAAACTTAATCCTTCCAGGTCGTGAAAAAGTAGAAAAAGATATTTACGAAACAGAATAA
- the pyrR gene encoding bifunctional pyr operon transcriptional regulator/uracil phosphoribosyltransferase PyrR: MQHTSVLLDGPSLNRAVTRIAHEIIERNKGIDEVILVGIKTRGAFLAKRIAERIEAIEGKAIRAGELDITLYRDDLSTKQVDDQAQVQQVDIEYQVNNQKIVLIDDVLYTGRTVRAALDAVMDLGRPSQIQLAVLVDRGHRELPIRADYVGKNIPTAGHERIVVNLEEVDGQDVVKIVKED; the protein is encoded by the coding sequence ATGCAGCACACTTCGGTATTACTAGATGGTCCAAGCTTGAATCGTGCCGTTACACGCATTGCACACGAAATTATCGAGCGCAATAAAGGGATTGATGAAGTGATATTAGTTGGAATTAAAACGCGCGGTGCTTTTCTAGCAAAACGTATCGCAGAAAGAATTGAAGCAATCGAAGGGAAAGCCATTCGAGCAGGTGAATTAGATATTACACTTTACCGCGACGATTTATCAACAAAGCAAGTTGATGATCAAGCCCAAGTACAGCAAGTAGATATAGAATATCAGGTAAATAATCAAAAAATTGTACTTATTGATGATGTCCTTTATACAGGTAGAACAGTTCGTGCGGCACTTGATGCTGTAATGGACTTAGGAAGACCTTCACAAATACAATTAGCTGTCCTTGTTGATCGTGGGCATCGAGAGCTACCGATCCGAGCAGATTATGTTGGAAAAAATATTCCGACAGCGGGTCACGAACGAATTGTAGTCAACTTGGAAGAAGTAGATGGACAAGACGTAGTAAAGATTGTTAAAGAAGATTAA
- a CDS encoding RluA family pseudouridine synthase: MTVVTITIEEFAGERIDKALSLMESTWSRSQISNWLDESRITVNGAGVKAKYKVKQGDVIEINVPDEVEELEIIPEDLNLEIVYEDADVLVVNKPRGMVVHPAPGHTTGTLVNGLMFHCKDLSGINGVARPGIVHRIDKDTSGLLMVAKNDVAHESLVNQLVEKSVTRKYTALVHGHIAHEKGTIDAPIGRDQKDRQKQAVVDNGKHAVTHFQVVERFGDFTLVECRLETGRTHQIRVHMNYIGYPLAGDPKYGPKKTIDFDGQVLHAGVLGFIHPVTKEYLEFEAPLPADFVEVLEALRN; the protein is encoded by the coding sequence ATGACAGTAGTCACAATAACAATAGAGGAATTTGCGGGTGAACGAATTGACAAGGCACTTTCATTAATGGAAAGCACGTGGTCACGCTCACAAATTAGCAATTGGCTGGACGAAAGCCGCATTACAGTAAATGGTGCAGGTGTAAAAGCGAAATATAAAGTAAAGCAAGGGGACGTGATTGAAATTAACGTTCCTGATGAAGTAGAGGAACTAGAAATCATTCCAGAAGACTTAAACTTAGAAATTGTTTATGAAGATGCGGACGTATTAGTTGTGAATAAGCCACGTGGTATGGTTGTACACCCTGCTCCTGGACATACAACAGGTACTTTAGTAAACGGTTTAATGTTCCATTGTAAAGACTTATCAGGTATTAATGGTGTAGCACGTCCAGGTATTGTACATCGAATTGATAAAGATACGTCAGGTTTACTTATGGTCGCTAAAAATGACGTTGCTCATGAAAGTTTAGTTAATCAATTAGTCGAAAAATCTGTAACACGTAAATACACTGCCCTTGTACATGGTCATATTGCCCATGAAAAAGGGACAATTGATGCACCAATTGGACGTGATCAAAAAGATCGTCAAAAACAAGCCGTTGTAGATAACGGAAAACATGCGGTAACCCATTTCCAAGTAGTAGAACGATTTGGTGATTTTACATTAGTAGAATGTCGTTTAGAAACAGGTCGCACACACCAAATTCGCGTGCATATGAATTACATTGGCTATCCATTAGCTGGTGATCCAAAATACGGACCAAAAAAGACAATAGACTTTGATGGACAAGTATTACATGCAGGTGTGTTAGGTTTTATTCACCCAGTAACAAAAGAGTATTTAGAATTTGAAGCGCCACTTCCTGCAGACTTTGTGGAAGTTTTAGAGGCACTACGAAATTAA
- the lspA gene encoding signal peptidase II has protein sequence MYKYYGLALFAVILDQWTKWLIVKNMELGERISVWDPWFGILSHRNRGAAWGMLEGQMWLFTIVTVAVIIAILYFYHTEAKGKPLFQISLMLLLGGALGNFIDRLFRGEVVDFVDVYIPIINYDFPIFNIADAALTIAVVMLFITIILDEKAGKKKVKK, from the coding sequence GTGTATAAATATTATGGGTTGGCATTATTTGCAGTCATTCTTGACCAATGGACAAAATGGCTGATCGTTAAAAATATGGAATTAGGGGAACGTATTAGCGTATGGGACCCTTGGTTTGGCATTTTATCACATCGTAATCGAGGCGCTGCTTGGGGCATGTTAGAAGGACAAATGTGGTTATTTACAATTGTCACGGTCGCAGTTATTATCGCCATTTTATATTTTTATCATACAGAAGCAAAAGGCAAACCACTATTTCAAATTAGCTTAATGCTACTTTTAGGTGGTGCTCTCGGGAACTTTATTGACCGATTATTCCGTGGAGAAGTAGTTGATTTTGTGGATGTATATATTCCAATTATTAACTATGACTTCCCGATTTTCAATATTGCGGATGCAGCATTAACAATTGCTGTAGTAATGCTCTTTATTACGATCATTTTAGATGAAAAAGCAGGAAAGAAAAAGGTGAAAAAATGA
- a CDS encoding AzlD domain-containing protein, with protein sequence MTTSIAMVLLILGCALVTWIPRILPFVLVKNMKMPDIVLRWLAYIPVCILSALIIEGFFEKGNKLVVVDWMNVGAFIPTLAVALLTKSLSKTVVAGVVTMAILRFFLT encoded by the coding sequence ATGACAACTTCTATAGCAATGGTATTGTTAATTTTAGGATGTGCACTCGTAACGTGGATACCAAGGATATTACCATTTGTGTTAGTGAAAAATATGAAAATGCCAGACATTGTACTCCGTTGGCTTGCATATATTCCGGTGTGTATATTATCTGCGCTTATTATTGAAGGTTTTTTTGAAAAGGGTAACAAACTTGTTGTCGTCGATTGGATGAATGTTGGTGCATTTATTCCGACTTTAGCTGTTGCATTACTTACGAAAAGTCTTTCGAAAACGGTTGTTGCAGGCGTTGTTACAATGGCAATATTGCGCTTTTTCCTTACATAA
- a CDS encoding AzlC family ABC transporter permease, giving the protein MQAQEKVITQNTFLQGVKDCIPTLLGYISIGVAFGVVGIASGISVFEVFLLSVLVYAGSAQFIFCGLYLAGAPVTAVIVTIFIVNLRHLLMSLTIAPYFTKYSTLRNIGFGTLLTDETFGVSVVTAAKEGRLGGKWMDGLNITAYTTWIAACTIGGIIGQWLPNPEQWGLDYALVAMFIALLVLTLESIPRQKLMHYLKLIVIMIISMYGMLYWMPGHLAVLLSTLVVATIGVAAEK; this is encoded by the coding sequence ATGCAGGCTCAAGAAAAAGTCATAACACAAAATACTTTTCTGCAGGGCGTGAAGGATTGTATTCCGACTTTATTAGGCTATATAAGTATCGGGGTGGCATTTGGTGTCGTAGGAATTGCTTCGGGCATTTCAGTGTTTGAAGTATTTTTATTGTCAGTGCTTGTGTATGCAGGTTCGGCACAATTTATTTTTTGTGGGCTCTATTTAGCAGGAGCCCCCGTTACAGCTGTAATCGTCACAATATTCATTGTGAATTTACGTCATTTACTCATGTCATTAACGATTGCCCCGTACTTTACAAAGTACTCGACTTTACGGAATATCGGCTTTGGCACATTACTAACTGATGAAACGTTTGGTGTTTCAGTCGTAACAGCAGCAAAAGAAGGGCGCCTTGGTGGAAAATGGATGGATGGGTTAAATATTACCGCCTATACGACATGGATTGCAGCCTGTACGATTGGTGGTATTATTGGGCAGTGGTTACCTAATCCGGAGCAATGGGGCTTAGATTATGCGCTTGTCGCTATGTTTATTGCTTTGCTCGTTTTAACACTTGAAAGTATTCCTCGTCAAAAGCTTATGCATTATTTAAAGCTTATTGTCATCATGATTATTAGTATGTACGGTATGCTCTATTGGATGCCAGGGCATTTAGCGGTATTATTGTCCACATTAGTTGTTGCAACGATTGGGGTGGCAGCTGAAAAATGA